One window of Medicago truncatula cultivar Jemalong A17 chromosome 2, MtrunA17r5.0-ANR, whole genome shotgun sequence genomic DNA carries:
- the LOC11435241 gene encoding beta-glucosidase 12 — MALLKAFLIFTLLNLLTTLPSMEAVSPILDVSSLNRTSFPTSFIFGTGSSSYQYEGAAKEGGRGASIWDTYTHKYPEKIRDKSNGDVAIDQYYRYKEDVGIMRNMNLDAYRFSISWSRIVPKGKLNGGINQEGVKYYNNLINELLANGLQPFVTLFHWDLPQTLEDEYGGFLSPLIVNDFQDYAELCFKEFGDRVKYWTTFNEPYAFSNFAYTLGFFAPGRCSKWFSSNCTGGDSGKEPYIVSHHQLLAHAAVVHVYKKKYQESQKGVIGITLASHWFLPLSDKKLDQNAVERGLDFMLGWFMEPLTTGKYPQSMHCLVGKRLPKFSKKQARLLKGSFDFVGLNYYTSMYATNAPQPKNGRLSYDTDSHVNFTSERNGVPIGQRAASNWLYVYPKGIQELLLYVKKVYNNPLIYITENGIDEFNDPTLSLEEALMDTYRIDYYHRHLFYIRSAIKNGVNVKGYFAWSLLDNFEWTSGYTTRFGMNFVDYKNGLKRHPKLSAKWFKNFLKRY, encoded by the exons ATGGCATTACTCAAAGCCTTTTTAATTTTCACTCTCTTGAATCTCTTGACCACACTGCCATCTATGGAGGCTGTTTCACCAATTCTTGATGTTTCTTCACTTAATCGAACTAGTTTTCCCACAAGCTTCATTTTTGGGACAGGGTCCTCATCATACCAg TACGAAGGTGCTGCTAAAGAAGGTGGGAGAGGAGCAAGTATATGGGACACCTACACTCATAAGTATCCAG AAAAGATACGAGACAAAAGCAACGGAGATGTCGCAATTGACCAATATTACCGTTATAAG GAAGATGTTGGCATCATGAGGAATATGAATTTGGATGCTTATAGATTCTCAATCTCTTGGTCTAGAATCGTCCCAA AAGGAAAACTTAATGGAGGTATAAACCAAGAAGGAGTCAAATATTACAACAACCTCATCAATGAATTGTTGGCCAATG GTCTACAACCATTCGTAACTTTATTTCATTGGGATCTTCCTCAAACTTTAGAGGACGAGTATGGCGGCTTCTTAAGCCCTCTCATTGT AAATGATTTTCAAGATTATGCGGAACTTTGTTTCAAAGAGTTTGGAGATAGGGTGAAGTATTGGACCACTTTCAATGAGCCATACGCTTTCAGCAATTTTGCCTATACATTAGGTTTCTTTGCACCTGGTCGATGTTCTAAATGGTTTAGTTCAAATTGCACCGGTGGTGATTCAGGGAAAGAGCCTTACATAGTTTCGCATCACCAACTTCTCGCTCATGCCGCAGTTGTCCATGTGTACAAGAAGAAGTATCAg GAATCTCAAAAGGGCGTGATAGGCATAACATTGGCGTCTCATTGGTTCCTTCCACTTTCTGATAAAAAATTGGATCAGAACGCTGTTGAACGAGGACTAGACTTCATGCTTGGATG GTTTATGGAACCACTAACAACGGGAAAATACCCACAAAGCATGCATTGTCTTGTTGGAAAACGATTGCCAAAGTTCTCTAAAAAGCAAGCAAGACTACTTAAAGGGTCATTTGATTTCGTTGGACTAAACTATTATACCTCTATGTATGCTACCAATGCACCACAACCTAAAAATGGTAGACTCAGTTACGACactgattctcatgtcaattttACAA GTGAGCGTAATGGTGTTCCAATAGGTCAAAGG GCAGCTTCAAATTGGTTGTATGTTTATCCTAAAGGAATTCAAGAATTGTTACTCTATGTCAAGAAAGTGTACAACAATCCTTTAATTTACATCACCGAAAATG GTATTGATGAGTTCAACGATCCAACGTTATCACTAGAGGAAGCCCTTATGGACACTTATAGAATTGACTATTATCATCGTCATCTCTTTTATATTCGATCTGCAATCAA gAACGGCGTAAATGTAAAAGGATATTTTGCATGGTCATTGCTCGACAATTTTGAATGGACATCGGGTTATACAACGCGCTTTGGCATGAATTTTGTAGATTACAAAAATGGTTTGAAAAGACATCCAAAGTTGTCTGCAAAGTGGTTTAAAAATTttctcaaaagatattaa
- the LOC11421475 gene encoding DNA topoisomerase 6 subunit B, with protein sequence MDENSESPIESKKSKSKTPRKPKETVLKQKSPAEFFAENKNIAGFDNPGKSLYTTVRELVENALDSAESISELPVVEITIEEIIKSKFNSMIGLVDRERVDAALYDDFETAKAREKRLAKEARAQELQAKNAALGKKVKDTPASKGMKGRGEASFYRVTCKDNGKGMPHDDIPNMFGRVLSGTKYGLKQTRGKFGLGAKMALIWSKMSTGLPIEISSSMKKQNYISFCRLDIDIHKNIPHVHLHEKRENNQNWHGAEIQVVIEGNWTTYRSKILHYMRQMAVITPYAQFQFKFVSDAPDKNVTVRFARRTDVMPPIPLETKHHPSSVDLLLIKRLITETSKQNLLQFLQHEFVNISKPHAERLIGEMGPDFSSKMAVKSLTSQQLVRIHQLFRQAKFDDPSGHCLSPAGEYNLRLGIIKELHPDMVATYSGSAQVFEGHPFIVEAGVSVGGKDVKQGLNIFRFANRIPLLFEQGADVVTRTALKRINWSSYKINQVQDKIGVFVSIVSTKIPFKGTGKEYIGDDITEIASAVKSAIQQCCIQLKSKIMKRIQAREQQERKRNLSRYIPDASGAFYNVLKQMLPLNPSKKSRYGDDDVELLRKISEDLVTKETFSEKLAKHVEQVDYEMALEFATQSGVSEEPRETIYIQALDAENKTIDLHAPIFVFRVFQ encoded by the exons ATGGATGAAAACAGTGAAAGTCCAATTGAATCAAagaaatccaaatccaaaactCCGCGAAAACCTAAAGAAACTGTTCTCAAACaaa AATCTCCAGCTGAATTCTTCGCGGAGAACAAGAACATAGCAGGATTTGATAAT CCTGGAAAATCTCTATATACGACAGTTAGAGAATTGGTGGAGAATGCACTTGATTCGGCAGAGTCGATATCGGAGCTTCCTGTGGTTGAAATAACCAT CGAGGAgataattaaaagcaaattcaATTCTATGATTGGTCTAGTTGACCGTGAACGTGTTGATGCAGCATTGTACGATGATTTTGAAACTGCAAAGGCTCGTGAG AAACGATTAGCAAAAGAAGCTCGTGCTCAAGAATTACAAGCAAAGAATGCTGCCCttggaaagaaagtgaaagataCTCCAGCTTCAAAGGGTATGAAGGGTCGAGGTGAGGCTTCATTTTACAGAGTTACATGCAAG GACAATGGAAAAGGAATGCCACACGATGACATCCCCAATATGTTTGGTCGAG TTCTGTCTGGGACAAAGTATGGCTTGAAGCAGACTCGGGGAAAGTTTGGTCTTGGTGCGAAGATG GCACTAATATGGTCTAAAATGAGTACCGGACTTCCTATTGAGATCTCTTCATCaatgaaaaagcaaaattacatTTCATTTTGCAGGCTGGATATTGACATTCATAA GAATATTCCTCATGTACATTTACATGAAAAACGAGAGAACAATCAAAATTGGCATGGAGCTGAAATTCAAGTTGTCATAGAGGGTAACTGGACAACCTACCGC TCAAAAATATTGCATTACATGCGACAAATGGCTGTCATCACCCCTTATGCACagtttcaattcaaatttgtgtCAGATGCACCTGA CAAGAATGTCACTGTAAGGTTTGCTCGCAGAACAGATGTAATGCCACCCATTCCTTTGGAGACAAAACATCATCCATCCTCTGTTGATTTGCTTCTAATTAAACGACTTATTACTGAAACTTCGAAGCAGAACCTTTTGCAGTTTCTTCAGCATGAATTTGTAAATATCAGTAAACCCCATGCTGAAAGATTGATAG GAGAAATGGGTCCAGATTTCAGTTCAAAAATGGCTGTGAAGTCTCTAACATCACAGCAATTAGTACGCATTCATCAGTTGTTTCGTCAAGCCAAATTTGACGATCCTAGTGGTCAT TGTCTTAGCCCTGCTGGCGAATACAACCTTCGACTAGGAATTATAAAAGAGCTTCACCCAGACATGGTTGCAACATATTCAGGCAG TGCTCAAGTTTTTGAAGGCCACCCGTTCATTGTCGAAGCAGGAGTCAGTGTAGGTGGAAAAGATGTCAAGCAA GGTTTGAATATATTTCGTTTTGCCAATAGAATTCCACTACTTTTCGAGCAAGGTGCAGATGTTGTCACCAGGACTGCGCTTAAAAGAATCAA CTGGAGTAGTTACAAAATTAACCAGGTACAAGACAAGATTGGTGTCTTTGTAAGTATCGTGAGCACAAAAATCCCATTTAAAGGAACTGGAAAAGAATACATTGGAGATGACATAACGGAGATTGCTTCTGCTGTCAAG TCTGCCATTCAACAATGTTGTATCCAATTAAAATCCAAGATTATGAAAAGGATACAGGCCCGTGAGCAGCAGGAGAGGAAACGAAATCTAAGCAG GTACATTCCTGATGCTAGTGGTgcattttataatgttttgaaACAAATGTTACCATTAAATCCATCAAAGAAGAGTCGTTATGGGGATGATGATGTAGAACTGCTAAGAAAAATCTCTGAGGATTTGGTTACTAAAGAAACATTTAGCGAAAAGCTTGCTAAACATGTTGAACAG GTTGATTATGAAATGGCATTGGAGTTTGCCACACAGAGTGGAGTAAGCGAGGAACCCAGGGAAACAATATACATACAAGCATTGGACGCTGAAAATAAGACAATTGACTTACATGCTCCAATTTTTGTTTTCAGAGTCTTTCAGTAG